The genomic window TGGTCCATCGTCGACCGACTCCGCCACGGAGCGGTCACGAGCCTCGGCAGCGCATCGGGGATCATCGCCGCCCTCGTGGCGATCACCCCCGCCTGCGGCGCCGTCTCGCCCATCGGTGCGATCATCATCGGGGCCATCGCGGGCGTCGTCTGCTGCCTCGCCATCGAGTGGAAGTTCCGGCTCGGGTTCGACGACTCCCTCGACGTCGTCGGGGTCCACCTCGTCGGGGGCATCATCGGGACGCTCCTCATCGGGGTGTTCGCGACGGATGCGGCTCCGAACGGACGCTCCGGTCTGCTCTACGGCGGCGGGTTCGAACTGCTCGGCGTGCAGACGATCGCGACCGTCGCGGTCCTCGCCTACTCGTTCATCGTCACCTGGGTGATCGCGAAGCTCATCCAGATCACCATCGGTCTGCGGATCCCCGAGGAGCACGAGGTCGCCGGGATCGACGAGCACGCCCACGCCGAGCGCGCCTACGAGGACGAAGACCTGGAAGCACGCGCATGACCAGCGTCATCGTCGTCGGAGCCGGGCTCGCCGGTGCTGCGGCGGCCTGGCGCCTCGCCCAGGCCGGGCAGGACGTCACCGTCCTCGAGCGGAGTCGTCCGGCCAACGAGTGGGGATCGTCCCACGGATCGGCCCGGATCTTCCGCTACGCCTACCCGGAGGCGTCCTACACCCGTCTCGTCCTCGCGGCGGCATCAGGGTGGGACGAGCTCGGCCTGGAGTACGGGCGTCCACTGATCACGCGGACGGGTGCGCTCGACTTCGGGACGACCCGTCGCCCGGAGCACCTCGCGTCGGTGCTGGCGGAGCACGGCATCGATCATGAGCTGCTCTCCCGAGACGAGGCCAGTGCCCGTTGGGACATCGGCTTCGACACGCCCACCCTGTGGCATCCGGGAGCCGGCGTGATCGACGCGGAGCAGGCGGTGATGGCGATGCTCGAATCCGCCGTCCGCGCCGGAGCCACGGTCCTGAACGACTGGCCGGTCGAGCGGGTCGAGCGGACTGCCACCGGGTACCGGGTGCTCGGGTATGGGGGGAGGGCGTTCGATGCGGAGCAGGTGGTGGTCGCAGCCGGGGGCTGGCTTCCGGACCTGCTCGGCGACCTCGCGCTGCCGGGAGGGTTCCTCGACGCGTTCCCGGCCCTCGAGGTCCGTCAGGAGCAGGCGTATCACTTCCCGTATCGGGACCGGATCGGCGTCGACGCGGAAGGCCCGGCACGATCCGGAGCCGTGTGGCCCACCTTCATCCACAAGTCCGCGCGGATGCAGGTCTACGGGCTCCCCGGAGGCCGCGACGCCGAGTGGCGTGGACAGAAGGTCGCCGAGTACAACGGCGGCAGGCGCATCCCCTCGGCCGCCGATCATGACGGCGTCGTCGACGACGCGAACCGCCGACGGGTCGTCGCCTACGTCCGCGAGTTCCTCCCGAGCCTCGTCCCGGAACCGTATGCGGAGACGACCTGCCTGTTCACGAACACCCCGACGGAGGACTTCGTCATCGACCGGGTCGACGGGATCACGGTCCTGGCGCCCTGCTCCGGCCACGGTGCCAAGTTCGCCCCGCTCATCGGCGAATACGCCCTCGCGCTGGTCGAGGGCCGAGACACTGTGCCGGCGATGTTCCGGCCGAGCCTGGCAGCGGTCCGGTGAACCGCGACACCGTGGTCTCCCTCCTGGACGAGATCGCGGGGATCGGTCTGGATGCGCGTCGGGGAGGCTACTCGCGGCCCGTCTACTCCACGGCCGAACTCGAGCTGCGGGAGTGGTTCGTCGGTCAGGCCGAGCGCCGTGGCCTCGACGTGGACATCGACGGGAACGGGGTCATCCGCGCCTGGTGGCATGTGCCGTCCCGTTCGACGGCGGGTGCGGTGGTCACCGGGAGCCATCTCGATTCGGTCCCCGGCGGTGGCGCCTACGACGGACCACTCGGGGTCGCATCGGCGTTGGTCGCGATCGATCACCTGCGCTCGCGTGGCTTCGAGCCGGCCAAGCCGATCGTCGTCGCGGTCTTCCCGGAGGAGGAAGGCTCGCGCTTCGGCGTCGCTTGCCTCGGCTCACGGCTCCTCACCGGTGCGATCAGTCCGGAGCGGGCCCTGGCCCTGCGCGACGTGGAGGGCGACACCTTCGCCGAGGTCCTCGCACGCAATGGTGTCGATCCGCGGGGTGTGGGGCCCGATCCGGCCGGGCTCGGAGCGATCGACGCGTTCGTCGAGCTCCACGTCGAGCAGGGGCGGGCACTGGTCGACCTCGATCGCCCGGTCGCGATCGGCTCGAGCATCCTGGGGCATGGACGGTGGCGGGTGTCGATCCGCGGTGAAGGAAATCATGCGGGGACGACGCTCATGCAGGATCGACGGGACCCGCTCGTCGCGGCTGCGCGGATGATCACCGAGATCCGCACGATCGGACTGGCGACGCCTGACGCTCGGGCGACCGTCGGCCGGGTTTTTCCGTGGCCGGGAGGCACGAACGTGATCGCGTCGAGCGTGGACTTCTGGATCGACGTCCGCCATCCCGACGACACCGTGACCGCCGCGATCGTGGCGGCGATCACCGATCGCCTGTCGCTCATCGCAGCGGAGGAGGGATGCATGGCCGCGATCACCGAGGAGTCGTTCAGCGCCACGACCGACTTCGACCCGTTGCTCCGCGGGCGCCTCGAACGGATGCTGCCGGAGGCGCCCGTGCTCGGTACCGGCGCGGGGCACGACGCCGGAGTGCTCGCGTCCCACGCGCCGTCCGCGATGCTCTTCGTCCGGAACCCGACCGGCGTCTCCCATTCGCCGGAGGAGTACGCCGAGGACGCCGACGCGGAGGCCGGTGCGGTGGCGCTCGCGGACGTCCTGGAGGGACTGGCGGTCGGCGTCGGGACCACCTGATGGCCGACAAGCCGAGGGACGTCAGTGGTGGAGTTCGTGGACGACGGCGTGCCCCTTGCCGCGGCTGATCAACCAACGGTTGACCGGTGTGGTGACGATGAAGGCCAGGGCGAGAGCGGCGACCAGGGACCCCCAGAAGAGGCCGCTGGTGAGGCCGGCGTCCATCGCTCCGGGGATGGCGAGCATCGCGGTGTTGTCGATGATCTCCATGACCGCGATCGACACGGTGTCCGCGGCCAGCGCGACACCGATGGCGGCGCGCCAGGACAGGCCCGCGCGGAGCACGCCACGCATCGTGAGCGCGTAGCCGAAGACGAAGGCCAGTGCGATCGAGAGCACCACGGTGCCGAGATTGTGCAGTCCGAGGCCGGTGCCGATCACCATGCCCAGCACCTCGCCGATGGCACAACCGGTGAGGCAGTGGAGGGTGGCGCTGGCCGCCATCCGCCAGGAGGTCGCATTGTCGGCTGCTGGGCCGTGACTGTGGTGGGTGTGGTCGCTCATGAGTACTCCTTCGGTTCGTTCAGCAAGCCGAACGATACCCCTCCGGGGTATATTCCGAAGCGCTGGTCCGCTTGCACGGACATCGACGCTGGCTCAGAACGCGAGCGCCTCGTCGACCACGGCGAAGACCTCGGGATCCCAGGTGAGCGCGCGCTCCCATGGGAGGTCGAAGGCGTCGGCGAAGAAGATGCTGTGGACGTCGTCTTCGAAGGAACGGCGGACCACGCGGGGGAGGACGTCGACCGGGACGTCGTCGGCTCGGGCGCTTCGCAGGGCCACCAGGCCGTCGTGTGGCCAGAGCTGCCGAGGCTCGGCTGCCGTGTGGAAGTGACCCGCACCGACCGCGGTGACGGCGACGTCGTCGAGGAACCCGAGCTGCGTCGTGTTCCACTCGCGCAGGAACCGGCGTGAGACCTCGTCGGCAGCGCCCTGTGAATGCTCGGCGGCATAGCCCCTCGACCGCTCGAGGATCGTCGCGGTCCCCGCATCGCCGTGGGCGTCGTGGACCGAGACCTCGCCGGTGAGCACGTCGCCGAGGAGCGACCCCTCCCAGGGGGTGCCGAGGGTGACCAGCCGGCCGATCGACGGGCCGGAGTCGCGCAGCTCGCGGATCGCGGCACGAGAGAAGAGACCGCCCATGGAGTGGGCGACGAGGTCGACGCCCGCGAAGCCGTGTTCCTCGGACAGCCACCGCAGGAACGCGCCCAGGCTTGTCCCGCCGGCGTCGATCCCACCGACGGCGTTGACGGTCACCGCGGCGGGAAGCGCGATCGGGACGTCGGCGAACCCCTGCCAACCCGTGTCCTCGTGCACCTCACCGGCACCGATGCGTGCCGGTGCCGTGAAGACCGGAACCTCCCGCCCGAGCAGGTGGGCACGCAGCGCGGTGAGGGTGTTCCCGGCGGCGAGGCCGGAGCCGGCGGCATGGTCCGGACTCGTGAACGGGGTCACGGCCGCACCCCCTGACACGAGGACGATCGCATCGGCCATGGTGCTCCTTCCGGCTGGCTACGACGTCAGCGTACTGGTCGGGCGAGGTCGATCCGCAGTGCGTTGCGACGCACGTCGTCGATCGCGGTCGCAACCGCGCCCTGCGCCACCATGTCGGCGCCGAGTTCCGACGCGACGAGCTGGGGTGGTTCGGCGCTCATGTAGCCGGGGATACGCTCCGACGCGACCGCGAGCAGCTGTGACATCGACGGGGAGATCCCACCGGCGAACACGATGCGCTCCACGTCGAGCAACCCGCCCAGGATGGCGCTCATCCGCGCGATGCGATCACCCATCCGGCGCACCAGGTCGAGCGCGACCGTATCGCCCTGGTCCGCCGCAGCGAGGACCGACTGCGCATCCACCTGCGCGACCGGTATGCGGCTGAGTTGGCTGCTCTCCGGAAGCCCGCCGCTCTCGCGGTACTCGCGACCCCAATCGCGCAGGATCGCGGCGATGCCTCGCGATGAACCGACGCCGTCGACGAGATCTAGGAGGTGCAGCTCGCCCGCCCGGCCGCGACCGCGGACGAGGCGACCGTCGACGACGTATCCGGCGCCGAGCCGCTCGCCCGTGACCACCGTGATGTAGGAGTCGACGCCGACGCCGGCACCGATCGCGCCCTCGGCGACGGCGGCGAGGTTCGCGTCGTTGTCGGTGACGACCGCGCAGCCGCGGTCGCGGATGCGCTCACCGAGCCGAGGGTTCATCCGATCCCAGAAGACGTTGCCCTCGGGGGACCGCCCGAGCGCGTCGATGGGGGCCGGGACGCCGAGCACGATGCAGAGCAGCGGCTTCGTGCCGAACTGCCGCACGGCCTCGTCGATCGCCGCGTCGACGGCGTCGACCCGTGCCTCAGCGGTGGCCGCCGGATCGACGGTGTGATGCGACCTCGCGAGTTCCCGACCGCGCAGGTCTGCGGCGATGGCGGTGATGGAGTGGGCTCCGGCGTCGACACCGACGACGATCCCGGCATCGATGCGCAGCTCGTAGCGACGGGCGGGGCGACCCTTCCGATAGGCGGCACCGGCCTGACGCGCGTCATCGAGCTCCGTCAGCCAACCCAGTCCGATGAGTTCGTCGGAGAGCGTGATCGCCGTCGATCGTGACAAGCCGGTGGCGGTGATGATGTCCGCCGCCGTGAACGCGGACGACGCCCAGGCGTGATCGAGGACGGCGGTGATGCTGGAGGAGCGCGGCTCCACTGCCCGCTCCGTCGTCGTCGCTTCCATGACCGACAACGATATCCACGATCCCGAGGTCGTGCGCGGATGCCGAGCCGGGGGAGAGCGGCACGGCGCGCAGAACCGTGAACGATCACGGGTTCCGACCAATGGCTGTCGTGATGGAACCGGTGCTTGACCAGACGTCGAACGGATGGCAGAGTTTCCGTCATCAGTTGATTTACTCTCTGTATTTAGTCAGCGGATCCATCGAGGGCTCCGCGGAAGGACAATGATGTCGAACCCACTGAAACGCGCGATACGCGCCACGGCCGGAGTGGCGGGTGTGGCACTCCTGGCCAGCGTCCTCGTCGGTTGCTCGAGTGATGGCCGGGAGACCATCCACTTCACGTTCAGCAAGCGTGAGGCGTTCACCTTCATGAATCAGGCCGTCGCGGACTACAACGCCTCGCAGCAGCAGTACGAGGTCGTCATGGACACCTCGGGGCCCGATCCGCTCGCGGCGAGCTTCGTCCGTGGCAACCCGCCGGACCTCATGCTCTCGAACTACAACCACGAGGTGTCGCGTTTCGTCGAACGGTGCGCGCTCTCCGACCTGTCCGACACCACGGCGGCGGCGTCCATCCGCGACGACCTCCAGCCGTTGCTCGACCAGTACGGCGTCTGCGAGGGACGCACGAGCGCGTTGCCCTACTCGGTGATGGCCGCCTCCGTCATCTACAACAAGACGATCTTCGCC from Plantibacter flavus includes these protein-coding regions:
- a CDS encoding ROK family protein, whose protein sequence is MEATTTERAVEPRSSSITAVLDHAWASSAFTAADIITATGLSRSTAITLSDELIGLGWLTELDDARQAGAAYRKGRPARRYELRIDAGIVVGVDAGAHSITAIAADLRGRELARSHHTVDPAATAEARVDAVDAAIDEAVRQFGTKPLLCIVLGVPAPIDALGRSPEGNVFWDRMNPRLGERIRDRGCAVVTDNDANLAAVAEGAIGAGVGVDSYITVVTGERLGAGYVVDGRLVRGRGRAGELHLLDLVDGVGSSRGIAAILRDWGREYRESGGLPESSQLSRIPVAQVDAQSVLAAADQGDTVALDLVRRMGDRIARMSAILGGLLDVERIVFAGGISPSMSQLLAVASERIPGYMSAEPPQLVASELGADMVAQGAVATAIDDVRRNALRIDLARPVR
- a CDS encoding esterase/lipase family protein: MADAIVLVSGGAAVTPFTSPDHAAGSGLAAGNTLTALRAHLLGREVPVFTAPARIGAGEVHEDTGWQGFADVPIALPAAVTVNAVGGIDAGGTSLGAFLRWLSEEHGFAGVDLVAHSMGGLFSRAAIRELRDSGPSIGRLVTLGTPWEGSLLGDVLTGEVSVHDAHGDAGTATILERSRGYAAEHSQGAADEVSRRFLREWNTTQLGFLDDVAVTAVGAGHFHTAAEPRQLWPHDGLVALRSARADDVPVDVLPRVVRRSFEDDVHSIFFADAFDLPWERALTWDPEVFAVVDEALAF
- a CDS encoding FAD-dependent oxidoreductase; translation: MTSVIVVGAGLAGAAAAWRLAQAGQDVTVLERSRPANEWGSSHGSARIFRYAYPEASYTRLVLAAASGWDELGLEYGRPLITRTGALDFGTTRRPEHLASVLAEHGIDHELLSRDEASARWDIGFDTPTLWHPGAGVIDAEQAVMAMLESAVRAGATVLNDWPVERVERTATGYRVLGYGGRAFDAEQVVVAAGGWLPDLLGDLALPGGFLDAFPALEVRQEQAYHFPYRDRIGVDAEGPARSGAVWPTFIHKSARMQVYGLPGGRDAEWRGQKVAEYNGGRRIPSAADHDGVVDDANRRRVVAYVREFLPSLVPEPYAETTCLFTNTPTEDFVIDRVDGITVLAPCSGHGAKFAPLIGEYALALVEGRDTVPAMFRPSLAAVR
- a CDS encoding allantoate amidohydrolase; amino-acid sequence: MNRDTVVSLLDEIAGIGLDARRGGYSRPVYSTAELELREWFVGQAERRGLDVDIDGNGVIRAWWHVPSRSTAGAVVTGSHLDSVPGGGAYDGPLGVASALVAIDHLRSRGFEPAKPIVVAVFPEEEGSRFGVACLGSRLLTGAISPERALALRDVEGDTFAEVLARNGVDPRGVGPDPAGLGAIDAFVELHVEQGRALVDLDRPVAIGSSILGHGRWRVSIRGEGNHAGTTLMQDRRDPLVAAARMITEIRTIGLATPDARATVGRVFPWPGGTNVIASSVDFWIDVRHPDDTVTAAIVAAITDRLSLIAAEEGCMAAITEESFSATTDFDPLLRGRLERMLPEAPVLGTGAGHDAGVLASHAPSAMLFVRNPTGVSHSPEEYAEDADAEAGAVALADVLEGLAVGVGTT
- a CDS encoding DUF4396 domain-containing protein, which codes for MSDHTHHSHGPAADNATSWRMAASATLHCLTGCAIGEVLGMVIGTGLGLHNLGTVVLSIALAFVFGYALTMRGVLRAGLSWRAAIGVALAADTVSIAVMEIIDNTAMLAIPGAMDAGLTSGLFWGSLVAALALAFIVTTPVNRWLISRGKGHAVVHELHH